In Streptomyces thermolilacinus SPC6, a single genomic region encodes these proteins:
- a CDS encoding beta-class carbonic anhydrase: MSTSAHLPTNVQDGTVTDRLVEANRRYAEQFTDPGMDARPVLKVAVVACMDARLDLHAALGLNLGDCHTIRNAGGVVTDDVIRSLTISQRALGTRSVVLVHHTGCGLEKITEGFRDELEQEVGQRPTWAVEAFRDVDQDVRQSMQRVRTSPFLQHTDDVRGFVFDVTTGLLREIDPA, translated from the coding sequence ATGTCGACTTCCGCGCATCTCCCCACCAACGTCCAGGACGGGACGGTCACCGACCGCCTCGTCGAGGCGAACCGCCGTTACGCCGAGCAGTTCACCGACCCCGGCATGGACGCGCGGCCCGTGCTCAAGGTGGCAGTCGTCGCCTGCATGGACGCCCGTCTCGACCTCCACGCGGCCCTCGGCCTGAACCTGGGCGACTGCCACACGATCCGTAACGCGGGCGGCGTGGTCACGGACGACGTGATCCGCTCGCTCACCATCAGCCAGCGCGCCCTCGGCACGCGCAGCGTCGTGCTCGTGCACCACACGGGGTGCGGCCTGGAGAAGATCACCGAGGGCTTCCGTGACGAGCTGGAGCAGGAGGTCGGGCAGCGTCCGACCTGGGCGGTGGAGGCGTTCCGGGACGTGGACCAGGACGTGCGGCAGTCGATGCAGCGGGTGCGGACCTCGCCGTTCCTCCAGCACACCGACGATGTGCGGGGCTTCGTCTTCGACGTGACGACCGGTCTGCTGCGGGAGATCGACCCGGCCTGA
- the rsmH gene encoding 16S rRNA (cytosine(1402)-N(4))-methyltransferase RsmH encodes MLRRCLDLLAPALERPGAVVVDCTLGLGGHSEALLTRFPEARLVALDRDTEALRLSGERLARFGERATLVHAVYDELPEVLDRLGVPRVQGVLFDLGVSSMQLDEADRGFAYAQDAPLDMRMDQTTDVSAAEVLNTYPPGELVRILRAYGEEKQAKRIVAAIVREREKEPFTRSARLVELIRDALPQAAKRTGGNPAKRTFQALRIEVNGELSVLERAIPAAVKALAVGGRIAVLSYHSLEDRLVKQVFAAGAATTAPPGLPVVPERYQPRLKLLTRGAELPTEEEVAENRRAAPARLRGAERIREDV; translated from the coding sequence ATGCTCCGGCGGTGCCTGGACCTGCTCGCCCCCGCGCTGGAGCGGCCCGGCGCGGTCGTCGTGGACTGCACCCTCGGCCTCGGCGGCCACAGCGAGGCGCTGCTCACCCGGTTCCCCGAGGCGCGGCTCGTCGCCCTGGACCGTGACACCGAGGCGCTGCGCCTCTCCGGTGAGCGGCTGGCCCGGTTCGGCGAGCGCGCGACGCTCGTCCACGCCGTGTACGACGAGCTGCCCGAGGTGCTCGACCGGCTCGGCGTCCCGCGCGTGCAGGGCGTCCTGTTCGACCTCGGCGTCTCCTCCATGCAGCTCGACGAGGCCGACCGCGGCTTCGCCTACGCCCAGGACGCGCCGCTCGACATGCGCATGGACCAGACGACCGACGTCAGCGCCGCCGAGGTCCTCAACACGTACCCGCCCGGCGAACTGGTCCGCATCCTGCGCGCGTACGGCGAGGAGAAGCAGGCCAAGCGGATCGTCGCCGCCATCGTGCGGGAGCGCGAGAAGGAGCCGTTCACGCGCAGCGCCCGGCTGGTCGAGCTGATCCGCGACGCCCTGCCGCAGGCCGCCAAGCGCACCGGCGGCAACCCGGCCAAGCGGACGTTCCAGGCCCTGCGCATCGAGGTCAACGGCGAGCTGTCCGTACTGGAGCGGGCGATCCCGGCGGCGGTGAAGGCCCTCGCGGTCGGCGGGCGCATCGCCGTCCTGTCGTACCACTCGCTGGAGGACCGCCTGGTCAAGCAGGTGTTCGCGGCGGGCGCCGCCACCACGGCCCCGCCCGGCCTGCCGGTCGTGCCCGAGCGGTACCAGCCGCGGCTCAAGCTCCTGACGCGGGGCGCCGAACTACCCACCGAGGAGGAGGTCGCCGAGAACCGCAGGGCCGCGCCGGCCCGGCTGCGCGGCGCGGAACGGATCAGGGAGGACGTGTGA